A stretch of the Cryptosporangium phraense genome encodes the following:
- the glgC gene encoding glucose-1-phosphate adenylyltransferase encodes MTRSVLGIVLAGGEGKRLMPLTADRAKPAVPFGGPYRLIDFVLSNLVNAEIRKICVLTQYKSHSLDRHVTTTWRMSTLLGNYVTPVPAQQRLGPRWYTGSADAIYQSLNLVYDEDPEYIAVFGADHVYRMDPAQMIEQHVFSGAGVTVAGIRVPRHEATAFGVIKTAEDGRTISEFLEKPADPPGVPDDPNVAYASMGNYVFTTKTLLDALRLDAEDPASAHDMGGNIIPMLVGKGEAAVYDFSDNEVPGATDRDRGYWRDVGTLDSYYEAHRDLASVHPIFNLYNRDWPILTSMPQLPPAKFALTGRAIESIVSAGCIVTGEVRDSVLSPGVLVGAKAEVSESVLLNGVVIGEGAIVRNAILDKNVVVPPGARIGVDGDLDRHNYRVSEGGVVVLGKGQPVIV; translated from the coding sequence GTGACACGTTCAGTTCTCGGCATCGTCCTGGCTGGTGGCGAGGGCAAGCGGCTGATGCCGTTGACAGCGGACCGGGCCAAGCCCGCGGTCCCCTTCGGCGGCCCTTATCGCCTGATCGACTTCGTTTTGTCGAACTTGGTCAACGCGGAGATCCGGAAGATCTGCGTTCTGACCCAGTACAAGTCCCATTCGCTCGACCGACACGTCACCACCACGTGGCGGATGAGCACGCTGCTCGGGAACTACGTGACCCCGGTCCCGGCCCAGCAGCGCCTCGGCCCGCGCTGGTACACCGGCTCGGCCGACGCGATCTACCAGTCGCTGAACCTCGTGTACGACGAGGACCCGGAGTACATCGCGGTCTTCGGCGCCGATCACGTGTACCGGATGGACCCGGCGCAGATGATCGAGCAGCACGTGTTCTCCGGCGCCGGCGTGACCGTCGCCGGCATCCGCGTCCCGCGCCACGAGGCCACCGCGTTCGGCGTCATCAAGACGGCCGAGGACGGCCGGACGATCAGCGAGTTCCTGGAGAAGCCGGCCGACCCGCCGGGCGTCCCGGACGACCCGAACGTGGCCTACGCGTCGATGGGCAACTACGTCTTCACGACGAAGACGCTTCTCGACGCGCTGCGACTGGACGCCGAAGACCCGGCGTCGGCCCACGACATGGGCGGCAACATCATCCCGATGCTGGTCGGCAAGGGCGAGGCCGCGGTCTACGATTTCTCCGACAACGAGGTGCCGGGCGCGACCGATCGCGACCGCGGCTACTGGCGTGACGTCGGGACGCTCGACTCGTACTACGAGGCCCACCGTGACCTGGCGTCGGTGCACCCGATCTTCAACCTGTACAACCGCGACTGGCCGATCCTGACGTCGATGCCGCAGCTGCCGCCGGCGAAGTTCGCGCTGACCGGCCGGGCCATCGAGTCGATCGTCTCGGCCGGCTGCATCGTCACCGGCGAGGTGCGCGACTCGGTGCTCTCGCCCGGCGTCCTGGTCGGGGCGAAGGCCGAGGTCTCGGAGTCGGTGCTGCTCAACGGCGTCGTGATCGGCGAGGGCGCGATCGTCCGCAACGCGATCCTCGACAAGAACGTCGTCGTGCCGCCGGGCGCGCGGATCGGCGTCGACGGGGACCTCGACCGGCACAACTACCGGGTCAGCGAGGGCGGGGTCGTCGTGCTCGGCAAGGGCCAGCCGGTCATCGTCTGA
- the sigE gene encoding RNA polymerase sigma factor SigE: MVITPIAPEKEVAVSTASDEPAETGFNEGVVWDPPAWDEVVREHSARVYRLAYRLTGNRPDAEDLTQEVFVRVFRALDRYRPGTFEGWLHRITTNLFLDLARRRARIRFEALPDDAERVPGRERSPEQVYVDENLDDDVQRALAALPPDFRAPVVLCDIEGLSYEEIAATLGVKLGTVRSRIHRGRSQLREALAHRAPKNSPYGEGATS; the protein is encoded by the coding sequence ATGGTGATCACACCGATAGCGCCTGAGAAGGAGGTCGCTGTGAGCACGGCCTCCGACGAGCCCGCTGAGACAGGGTTCAACGAAGGTGTGGTGTGGGACCCGCCGGCCTGGGACGAGGTCGTCCGGGAGCACTCCGCCCGCGTCTACCGGCTGGCCTACCGCCTCACCGGCAACCGCCCCGACGCCGAGGACCTCACCCAGGAGGTCTTCGTCCGGGTGTTCCGCGCGCTCGACCGCTACCGCCCCGGCACGTTCGAGGGCTGGCTGCACCGCATCACGACGAACCTCTTCCTCGACCTCGCCCGCCGCCGCGCGCGTATCCGCTTCGAGGCCCTGCCCGACGACGCCGAGCGCGTGCCCGGCCGCGAGCGCAGCCCCGAGCAGGTCTACGTCGACGAGAACCTCGACGACGACGTCCAGCGGGCGCTGGCCGCGCTGCCACCGGACTTCCGGGCTCCGGTCGTGCTCTGCGACATCGAGGGCCTCTCGTACGAGGAGATCGCGGCGACGCTGGGCGTCAAGCTCGGCACCGTCCGCAGCCGCATCCACCGCGGCCGCAGCCAGCTCCGCGAGGCGCTGGCCCACCGCGCACCGAAGAACTCGCCCTACGGCGAGGGGGCGACGTCGTGA
- a CDS encoding sigma-E factor regulatory protein RseB domain-containing protein has product MKRVGLLRVARRFVLVMGAGALGAVVCSTGVYLFVPAPVETTGAGQSGGGTTLRSAPARTTMGTSERRALDLLRRAGRAPAEINYQGTKLFKSWSRWGQMTTTAYIRNVPGQGVTVVANDGSGRGVSGQRSSQLESADVKPDLSDSALATLTQAYRVQIGGAERMLDRAVTRVDVLRLSGTVVGHIWLDDATGLAVQRELLDTAGRVIRRSVFTGLSILPAVAAAPSPVSDVSDCADGLSAAQLADLAEEGWDLPGTQLAGLTQVCARTVGTGADRSIQLSYSDGLFTLSLFAQQGRLDPAVPAGFSRRQVGSTDVYLRCGLYRELSWARSGMVYTMVTDAPDSTVTSIVEAVPTVTPDDGVLARMSKGIRRVGSWVDPFH; this is encoded by the coding sequence GTGAAGCGGGTCGGGCTGTTGCGCGTGGCCCGTCGGTTCGTGCTCGTGATGGGCGCGGGGGCGCTCGGAGCCGTGGTGTGTTCCACCGGCGTCTACCTGTTCGTCCCGGCTCCGGTCGAGACGACCGGTGCCGGTCAGTCCGGTGGCGGCACGACGCTCCGTAGCGCGCCCGCCCGAACGACGATGGGGACGTCGGAGCGCCGGGCGCTCGACCTCCTGCGACGGGCCGGGCGGGCGCCGGCCGAGATCAACTACCAGGGCACCAAGCTGTTCAAGAGCTGGTCGCGCTGGGGCCAGATGACGACCACCGCGTACATCCGGAACGTGCCCGGCCAGGGCGTCACGGTCGTCGCCAACGACGGGTCCGGCCGGGGCGTCTCCGGCCAGCGCAGCTCCCAGTTGGAGAGCGCGGACGTCAAGCCCGACCTCTCGGATTCCGCCCTGGCGACGTTGACCCAGGCCTACCGGGTGCAGATCGGCGGCGCCGAGCGGATGCTCGACCGCGCGGTGACCCGGGTCGACGTCCTGCGGCTGTCCGGCACCGTGGTCGGCCACATCTGGCTCGACGACGCCACCGGGCTGGCCGTGCAGCGCGAGCTGCTCGACACGGCCGGGCGGGTGATCCGCCGCTCGGTGTTCACCGGGCTGAGCATCCTGCCGGCCGTGGCGGCGGCCCCGTCGCCGGTCAGCGACGTCTCGGACTGCGCCGACGGGTTGTCGGCGGCGCAGCTGGCCGACCTCGCGGAGGAGGGCTGGGACCTGCCCGGCACCCAGCTGGCCGGCCTCACCCAGGTGTGTGCCCGGACCGTGGGCACCGGCGCCGACCGGTCGATCCAGCTCAGCTACTCCGACGGCCTGTTCACGCTCTCGCTCTTCGCCCAGCAGGGCCGGCTCGACCCGGCGGTACCGGCCGGTTTCAGCCGCCGCCAGGTCGGCTCCACCGACGTCTACCTGCGCTGTGGTCTCTACCGGGAGCTCAGCTGGGCGCGCTCGGGCATGGTCTACACGATGGTCACCGACGCACCGGACAGCACCGTGACGTCGATCGTCGAGGCTGTTCCTACGGTTACACCCGACGACGGTGTTCTCGCCCGGATGAGTAAGGGTATCCGCAGAGTGGGATCGTGGGTCGATCCATTCCACTGA
- a CDS encoding O-methyltransferase, whose product MDASARPGMPSLPERSKKPHDVAPEDAVLTTARARAAELGCLAISPDCGAALRMLAAAMQAKAVVEVGTGTGVSGLWVLRGMRPDGVLTSIDSESELQSAARLAFREAGVPPSRARLINGRALDVLPRLADGYYDLVLISDAPVTEYPDYLVEALRLLRPGGAVAFGGVLLGGRVAEPGVRDPITLVARELLRTIRDHPALTPAILPVDDGLLVAVRR is encoded by the coding sequence ATGGATGCCTCAGCGCGCCCCGGCATGCCCTCGTTGCCCGAAAGGTCCAAGAAACCGCACGACGTCGCCCCCGAGGACGCGGTGCTGACCACCGCCCGGGCCCGGGCCGCCGAGCTCGGCTGCCTCGCCATCTCCCCCGACTGCGGAGCCGCGCTGCGGATGCTCGCGGCCGCGATGCAGGCCAAGGCCGTCGTCGAGGTCGGCACCGGCACCGGCGTCAGCGGGCTCTGGGTGCTGCGTGGCATGCGGCCGGACGGCGTCCTCACGAGCATCGACTCGGAGTCCGAGCTGCAGAGCGCGGCGCGGCTGGCGTTCCGCGAGGCCGGCGTCCCGCCGAGCCGGGCCCGGCTGATCAACGGCCGGGCCCTGGACGTCCTGCCCCGGCTGGCCGACGGCTACTACGACCTGGTGCTGATCAGCGACGCACCGGTCACCGAGTACCCGGACTACCTCGTCGAGGCCCTCCGGTTACTCCGGCCGGGCGGAGCGGTCGCGTTCGGCGGCGTGCTGCTCGGCGGGCGGGTCGCGGAGCCCGGCGTCCGCGACCCGATCACGCTGGTGGCCCGGGAACTGCTGCGCACGATCCGCGACCACCCGGCCCTCACCCCGGCGATCCTCCCGGTCGACGACGGCCTGCTGGTCGCGGTCAGACGATGA
- a CDS encoding anti-sigma factor family protein, with the protein MTGPRRDPHLGELASAFADDALDLTTRDRVLVHLAHCAECRAEVEGHRQVKARLAKLESPPCPSSLLDRLRALPECTPAERSAPELTPPPVRLEASFRSVAPAGRPSGSRRPVAVPGRRRPAGRGPAGARPGNRRLRRKVMATAVGGVAAFAISLGTVVVLGGDQQPTTVNPPMLTYIKEHGATTGGVPGGDREASVVDVADDHE; encoded by the coding sequence GTGACGGGGCCGCGTCGAGACCCGCACCTGGGTGAGCTCGCGTCCGCATTCGCGGACGACGCGCTCGACCTGACCACCCGCGACAGGGTCCTCGTCCATCTCGCGCACTGCGCCGAGTGCCGGGCCGAGGTCGAGGGGCACCGCCAGGTGAAGGCCCGGCTGGCCAAGCTCGAGTCGCCGCCCTGCCCGAGCTCCCTGCTCGACCGGCTGCGGGCGCTTCCCGAGTGCACGCCCGCCGAGCGGTCGGCGCCCGAGCTCACGCCTCCGCCGGTCCGTCTGGAGGCCAGCTTTCGGTCGGTGGCCCCGGCGGGTCGTCCGTCGGGCTCCCGTCGTCCGGTAGCCGTCCCCGGCCGACGTCGGCCCGCCGGCCGCGGCCCGGCCGGCGCCCGGCCCGGTAATCGCCGCCTGCGCCGCAAGGTCATGGCGACGGCGGTCGGCGGCGTGGCCGCGTTCGCGATCAGCCTCGGCACGGTCGTCGTCCTCGGCGGCGACCAGCAGCCGACGACGGTGAACCCGCCGATGCTGACGTACATCAAGGAGCACGGCGCGACGACCGGGGGCGTGCCCGGTGGTGATCGCGAGGCCTCCGTCGTCGACGTAGCGGACGACCACGAGTGA